One genomic region from Populus nigra chromosome 8, ddPopNigr1.1, whole genome shotgun sequence encodes:
- the LOC133702101 gene encoding protein SULFUR DEFICIENCY-INDUCED 1-like gives MSSQRKGSEAAPYHVVHKLPPGDSPYVRAKHVQLVEKDPGAAIALFWKAINAGDRVDSALKDMAVVMKQQDRAEEAIEAIKAFRDRCSKQAQESLDNVLIDLYKKCGKIEEQIELLKQKLRMIHQGEAFNGKATKTARSHGRKFQVTVKQETSRILGNLGWAYMQKGNYSAAEVVYRKAQSIDPDANKACNLGLCLIKQTRYAEAQAVLDDIFRGKLLGSDEPKSRNRAQELLCELETHQSSSMFSEPSGSSLEDVFVEGLDQLTSQWTPYRSRRLPIFEEISSFRDQLAC, from the exons ATGAGCAGTCAAAGAAAAGGATCAGAAGCAGCTCCATATCATGTCGTTCATAAACTTCCTCCTGGTGATAGTCCTTATGTTAGAGCCAAGCATGTTCAG CTAGTTGAGAAGGATCCTGGAGCAGCGATAGCTTTGTTTTGGAAGGCGATAAATGCTGGAGATAGAGTGGATAGTGCTCTCAAAGACATGGCAGTGGTTATGAAACAGCAAGACAGGGCAGAGGAGGCAATTGAAGCTATAAAGGCTTTTAGAGATCGCTGTTCAAAGCAAGCCCAAGAATCTCTAGATAATGTCCTCATTGACTTGTACAAG AAATGTGGAAAAATTGAGGAGCAGATAGAGCTATTGAAACAGAAGCTCCGGATGATTCACCAAGGAGAGGCCTTTAATGGGAAGGCTACCAAGACTGCACGCTCTCATGGAAGAAAGTTCCAGGTTACTGTCAAACAAGAGACTTCTCGGATACTG GGAAACTTGGGTTGGGCATACATGCAGAAAGGAAACTATTCGGCAGCGGAAGTTGTATACCGCAAAGCTCAGTCCATTGACCCAGATGCGAACAAGGCCTGCAACTTGGGCTTATGCTTAATCAAGCAAACACGATATGCTGAGGCACAAGCAGTCCTCGATGACATATTCCGGGGTAAGCTTTTAGGATCTGATGAGCCGAAATCAAGAAACCGTGCCCAGGAGCTGCTCTGTGAACTAGAGACACACCAATCCTCATCGATGTTCTCGGAACCATCAGGATCAAGCTTAGAGGATGTTTTTGTGGAGGGCCTTGATCAGTTGACGAGTCAATGGACTCCATACAGATCGAGGAGACTGCCCATATTTGAAGAGATCTCATCATTTAGAGATCAGTTAGCTTgttga
- the LOC133702102 gene encoding vesicle-associated membrane protein 721 isoform X1, with protein sequence MGQQSLIYSFVARGTVILAEYTEFKGNFTGIAAQCLQKLPASNNKFTYNCDGHTFNYLVEDGFTYCVVAVESAGRQIPIAFLERVKEDFNKRYGGGKAATAVANSLNREFGSKLKEHMQYCVDHPEEISKLAKVKAQVSEVKGVMMENIEKVLDRGEKIELLVDKTENLRSQAQDFRQQGTKMRRKMWIQNMKMKLIVLGIIIALILIIVLSVCHGFNC encoded by the exons ATGGGGCAACAATCATTGATCTATAGCTTTGTGGCAAGAGGAACTGTGATTCTTGCGGAGTACACGGAGTTTAAAGGCAATTTCACTGGCATCGCTGCACAATGTCTTCAAAAACTTCCCGCTTCCAATAACAAGTTTACATATAATTGCGATGGCCATACCTTCAATTACCTCGTTGAAGATGGATTCA CCTACTGCGTGGTTGCAGTTGAATCTGCTGGCAGACAAATCCCAATTGCCTTTTTGGAGCGAGTTAAGGAAGATTTTAACAAAAGATATGGTGGAGGAAAAGCAGCAACGGCTGTTGCCAATAGCCTGAACAGAGAGTTTGG GTCCAAGTTGAAGGAGCACATGCAGTATTGTGTGGATCATCCTGAAGAGATCAGCAAGCTTGCAAAAGTTAAGGCTCAGGTTTCTGAAGTTAAGGGTGTTATGATGGAAAACATTGAGAAG GTTCTTGATCGTGGAGAGAAGATTGAGCTGCTGGTGGATAAAACTGAGAACCTTCGCTCACAG GCACAAGATTTCCGACAACAGGGAACTAAGATGAGAAGAAAGATGTGGATTCAGaatatgaagatgaaattgattGTTTTGGGTATTATcattgccttgattctcatcATAGTGTTATCCGTGTGCCATGGCTTCAATTGTTAA
- the LOC133702102 gene encoding vesicle-associated membrane protein 721 isoform X2 has protein sequence MGQQSLIYSFVARGTVILAEYTEFKGNFTGIAAQCLQKLPASNNKFTYNCDGHTFNYLVEDGFTYCVVAVESAGRQIPIAFLERVKEDFNKRYGGGKAATAVANSLNREFGSKLKEHMQYCVDHPEEISKLAKVKAQVSEVKGVMMENIEKVLDRGEKIELLVDKTENLRSQGMVYSNLCGVTGTRFPTTGN, from the exons ATGGGGCAACAATCATTGATCTATAGCTTTGTGGCAAGAGGAACTGTGATTCTTGCGGAGTACACGGAGTTTAAAGGCAATTTCACTGGCATCGCTGCACAATGTCTTCAAAAACTTCCCGCTTCCAATAACAAGTTTACATATAATTGCGATGGCCATACCTTCAATTACCTCGTTGAAGATGGATTCA CCTACTGCGTGGTTGCAGTTGAATCTGCTGGCAGACAAATCCCAATTGCCTTTTTGGAGCGAGTTAAGGAAGATTTTAACAAAAGATATGGTGGAGGAAAAGCAGCAACGGCTGTTGCCAATAGCCTGAACAGAGAGTTTGG GTCCAAGTTGAAGGAGCACATGCAGTATTGTGTGGATCATCCTGAAGAGATCAGCAAGCTTGCAAAAGTTAAGGCTCAGGTTTCTGAAGTTAAGGGTGTTATGATGGAAAACATTGAGAAG GTTCTTGATCGTGGAGAGAAGATTGAGCTGCTGGTGGATAAAACTGAGAACCTTCGCTCACAG GGCATGGTATATTCAAATTTATGTGGTGTTACAGGCACAAGATTTCCGACAACAGGGAACTAA
- the LOC133702100 gene encoding cellulose synthase-like protein D1: MATSSKPKGKTLSSQASSAARPQQAVKFARRTSSGRIDSFSQDDDMDLSGEYSGQSDYINYTVVMPPTPDNQPAHPSSENKSDGTKSRLGSEAQHRNGGVQMERGMSIMKSINKSMLLRSQTGDFDHNRWLFETKGTYGVGNAYWSEGDNYGQDTELSMSDFLDKPWKPLTRKIKVPAAILSPYRILIVIRLIVLFFFLKWRVQNPNPDATWLWGMSIVCEIWFAISWILDIFPKFNPINRSTDLAALRDKFEKPSPANPHGRSDLPGVDIFVSTADPEKEPPLVTSNTILSILAADYPVEKLSCYISDDGGAILTFEAMAEAVRFAEVWVPFCRKHDIELRNPDSYFNLKTDPTKNKKRPDFVKDRRWMKREYDEFKVRINGLPEAIRRRSKSLNSKEMKKAKSLAGEKNGGSLPPEGVDVPKATWMADGTPWPGTWLNPTDDHKKGDHAGILQVMSKVPANDLVMGHPDEKKLDFTGVDVRIPMFAYVSREKRPGFDHNKKAGAMNALVRASAILSNGPFILNLDCDHYFYNCQAIREGMCFMMDRGGDRICYIQFPQRFEGIDPSDRYANHNTVFFDGSMRALDGLQGPVYVGTGCMFRRHALYGFLPPRANEYLGMFGSTKKRAPGFKVQLEDESETQSLTSHPDLNLPRKFGNSAMFNESIAVAEYQGRPLADHKSVKNGRPPGALLLPRPPLDAPTVAEAIAVISCWYEDKTEWGDKIGWIYGSVTEDVVTGYRMHNRGWRSVYCVTKRDAFRGTAPINLTDRLHQVLRWATGSVEIFFSKNNAFLGSRRLKFLQRIAYLNVGIYPFTSFFLVTYCFLPALSLFTGTFIVQSLDIAFLCYLLTITVSLTLISLLEIKWSGIGLEELWRNEQFWLIGGTSAHLAAVLQGLLKVTAGIEISFTLTSKSAGEDEDDVFADLYEVKWTSLFLVPLTILVVNIVAIVIGCSRTLYSVIPEWGKLMGGLFFSFWVLSHMYPFVKGLLGRRGRVPTIVYVWSGLVAITVSLLWISISSENRGNLQV, encoded by the exons ATGGCAACCTCATCAAAACCAAAAGGGAAGACTTTGTCATCACAAGCATCAAGTGCTGCTCGTCCACAACAGGCTGTGAAATTTGCACGCCGGACATCTAGTGGACGCATTGATAGCTTTTCACAAGATGACGATATGGACTTGTCAGGTGAATATTCAGGACAGAGTGACTATATCAATTACACTGTTGTCATGCCCCCTACCCCTGATAACCAGCCTGCACACCCGTCCTCAGAGAATAAATCTGATGGGACGAAGAGCCGCCTTGGTTCTGAGGCACAGCATCG CAATGGCGGTGTACAAATGGAACGAGGAATGTCAATaatgaaatcaattaataaatcaATGTTGTTGAGGAGTCAAACTGGAGATTTTGATCACAACAGGTGGTTGTTTGAGACAAAAGGAACTTATGGTGTTGGAAATGCATATTGGTCAGAAGGAGACAATTATGGTCAGGATACGGAGCTGAGTATGTCCGATTTTTTGGACAAGCCTTGGAAGCCACTCACTAGGAAGATTAAGGTTCCTGCAGCTATTCTCAGCCCTTACAG GATACTTATAGTGATCCGTTTGATAGTTCTGTTTTTCTTCCTAAAGTGGAGAGTTCAGAACCCCAATCCTGATGCAACGTGGCTGTGGGGGATGTCTATTGTTTGTGAGATTTGGTTTGCAATCTCATGGATACTAGACATTTTCCCTAAGTTTAACCCCATCAACCGATCCACTGACCTTGCTGCTCTGCGTGACAAGTTTGAGAAGCCCTCCCCTGCAAATCCTCATGGCCGGTCAGACCTCCCAGGAGTTGATATTTTTGTCTCCACGGCCGATCCTGAGAAGGAACCTCCCCTTGTCACATCCAACACAATTTTATCGATTCTTGCAGCTGACTACCCCGTTGAGAAACTCTCCTGCTACATTTCTGATGATGGTGGTGCCATACTCACCTTCGAGGCTATGGCTGAAGCTGTTCGATTTGCTGAG GTTTGGGTACCGTTTTGTCGAAAACACGACATTGAGCTGAGGAATCCGGATAGTTACTTCAACCTAAAAACTGACCCCACCAAAAACAAGAAACGGCCTGATTTTGTCAAGGACCGCCGTTGGATGAAGAGAGAGTATGATGAGTTCAAGGTCAGGATCAATGGTCTGCCTGAAGCAATACGAAGGAGAAGCAAATCATTAAACTCTAAGGAGATGAAGAAGGCTAAAAGTCTAGCCGGGGAAAAGAATGGTGGTTCGTTGCCACCAGAGGGGGTCGATGTCCCCAAAGCTACATGGATGGCTGATGGTACCCCTTGGCCTGGCACATGGCTGAATCCAACAGATGATCACAAAAAGGGGGACCATGCTGGAATCTTGCAG GTAATGAGTAAGGTCCCAGCAAATGATCTAGTGATGGGCCACCCAGATGagaaaaaattagatttcaCTGGAGTTGACGTTAggataccaatgtttgcataTGTATCACGTGAAAAGAGGCCTGGCTTTGACCACAACAAGAAGGCTGGAGCCATGAACGCGTTGGTTAGAGCTTCAGCTATATTGTCCAATGGACCATTCATACTCAATCTGGACTGTGATCATTACTTCTATAATTGTCAAGCTATAAGGGAGGGAATGTGCTTTATGATGGACCGTGGTGGTGACCGCATATGCTACATCCAGTTTCCACAAAGATTTGAAGGGATCGACCCGTCTGATCGATATGCAAATCACAACACTGTCTTCTTTGATG GAAGTATGCGAGCACTGGATGGTCTTCAAGGTCCTGTGTATGTAGGAACAGGGTGCATGTTTCGTAGACATGCACTATATGGGTTCCTTCCACCAAGGGCAAACGAGTACTTGGGCATGTTCGGCAGTACGAAAAAAAGGGCTCCAGGTTTTAAGGTTCAATTAGAAGACGAGTCTGAGACTCAGTCCCTCACATCACACCCCGACTTGAACCTGCCCAGGAAGTTTGGTAATTCAGCCAtgttcaacgagtctatagctgTTGCTGAATACCAAGGACGGCCACTTGCTGATCACAAATCGGTAAAGAATGGCAGGCCTCCTGGTGCACTTCTCCTGCCACGTCCACCTCTAGATGCACCCACGGTTGCAGAGGCAATTGCTGTCATCTCTTGCTG GTATGAGGACAAGACTGAATGGGGGGACAAGATAGGTTGGATCTATGGCTCAGTCACAGAAGATGTGGTGACTGGTTATCGGATGCACAACCGTGGGTGGCGTTCTGTGTACTGTGTAACAAAGAGAGATGCCTTCCGTGGCACAGCACCAATCAACCTCACTGACCGCCTTCACCAGGTGCTACGATGGGCTACTGGTTCGGTCGaaatatttttctctaaaaacaaTGCCTTCCTAGGAAGCCGGCGACTGAAGTTCTTACAGCGAATCGCTTACCTCAATGTTGGCATTTACCCCTTCACCTCGTTCTTCTTAGTCACTTACTGCTTCCTCCCTGCACTTTCCCTTTTCACAGGAACCTTCATTGTTCAAAGCCTTGATATAGCTTTCCTTTGTTACCTCTTAACCATCACTGTATCACTAACTCTCATCTCCCTTCTTGAAATAAAATGGTCCGGTATTGGGCTCGAGGAATTGTGGCGTAATGAGCAGTTTTGGCTCATTGGTGGCACTAGCGCTCACCTAGCTGCTGTGCTCCAAGGCCTTCTAAAAGTCACTGCTGGCATTGAGATTTCTTTCACGTTAACCTCCAAGTCTGCaggtgaagatgaagacgaTGTTTTTGCTGATCTTTACGAGGTCAAATGGACAAGTCTCTTCTTAGTGCCACTCACCATCCTAGTAGTCAACATTGTTGCCATAGTTATTGGATGCTCGAGGACATTATACAGTGTGATACCAGAATGGGGTAAGTTGATGGGAGGACTCTTTTTCAGCTTCTGGGTGCTGTCTCACATGTATCCATTTGTGAAAGGTCTGTTGGGAAGGAGAGGAAGAGTGCCAACAATTGTATATGTCTGGTCAGGGCTGGTTGCAATTACTGTGTCCTTGCTTTGGATATCAATCAGTAGTGAGAATCGTGGAAACCTTCAAGTGTAA